A single window of Mycobacterium sp. ITM-2016-00318 DNA harbors:
- the rimP gene encoding ribosome maturation factor RimP — protein sequence MASDPQLRSARLPSQKQVIELLDGEFARAGYEIEDVVIDAAARPPRITVIADGDEGLDLDSIATLSRSASELLDTADPANSATPYVLEVTSPGVDRPLTEEKHYRRARGRKVEFTLTDGSQLMGRLGETRDGAVGVVVAEKRRGDYSVRDLPLSEIAKAVVQVEFSPPSQREVELTGQTGKGAGA from the coding sequence CTCGCAGAAGCAGGTGATCGAGCTACTCGACGGCGAGTTCGCGCGCGCGGGATACGAAATCGAGGACGTCGTCATCGACGCCGCCGCGCGTCCGCCGCGCATCACCGTGATAGCCGACGGCGACGAGGGCCTCGACCTGGATTCGATCGCCACCCTCTCGCGGTCCGCGTCCGAACTGCTCGACACCGCCGACCCGGCGAATTCCGCAACGCCGTATGTCCTCGAGGTGACTTCGCCCGGCGTGGACCGGCCGCTCACCGAGGAGAAGCACTATCGGCGCGCCCGCGGCCGCAAGGTCGAGTTCACGCTGACCGACGGCTCACAGCTGATGGGCAGGCTCGGCGAGACCAGGGACGGCGCCGTCGGCGTCGTGGTGGCCGAAAAGCGTCGGGGGGACTACTCGGTACGCGACCTGCCACTCAGTGAGATCGCCAAAGCCGTTGTGCAGGTGGAGTTTTCTCCGCCAAGCCAGCGCGAGGTCGAGCTGACGGGCCAAACCGGGAAGGGGGCTGGTGCATGA
- the nusA gene encoding transcription termination factor NusA translates to MNIDMAALHAIEADKGISVEVVVDTIKSALLTAYRHTEGHEADARIEIDRKTGVVQVLARETDEDGNVLSEWDDTPEGFGRIAATTARQVILQRLRDAENEKNYGEFSTREGEIVSGVIQRDSRANARGLVVVRMGSETKGSEGVIPAAEQVPGESYEHGDRLRCYVVGVTRGAREPLITLSRTHPNLVRKLFSLEVPEIADGSVEIAAVAREAGHRSKIAVTSRVPGLNAKGACIGPMGQRVRNVMSELSGEKIDIIDYDEDPAKFVANALSPAKVVSVQVIDEAGRAARVVVPDFQLSLAIGKEGQNARLAARLTGWRIDIRSDAATAPEAAPNPGATQRVPHNR, encoded by the coding sequence ATGAACATCGATATGGCCGCACTGCACGCCATCGAGGCCGACAAGGGCATCTCGGTGGAGGTCGTCGTCGACACCATCAAATCGGCGTTGCTCACCGCATACCGCCACACCGAGGGCCATGAAGCCGACGCTCGCATCGAAATCGATCGCAAGACCGGCGTCGTGCAGGTGTTGGCGCGTGAGACCGACGAGGACGGCAACGTCCTCAGCGAATGGGATGACACGCCAGAGGGGTTCGGCCGCATCGCGGCGACCACCGCGCGGCAGGTGATCCTGCAGCGGTTGCGCGACGCCGAGAACGAGAAGAACTACGGCGAGTTCTCCACCCGCGAGGGCGAGATCGTCAGCGGCGTCATCCAGCGCGACAGTCGCGCCAACGCCCGCGGCCTCGTCGTCGTCCGGATGGGCAGTGAGACGAAGGGCTCCGAAGGCGTGATCCCGGCGGCCGAACAGGTGCCCGGCGAGAGCTACGAACACGGCGACCGGTTGCGTTGCTACGTCGTCGGCGTCACCCGCGGCGCGCGCGAGCCCTTGATCACGTTGTCGCGCACGCACCCCAATCTGGTTCGCAAGCTGTTCTCGCTCGAGGTGCCCGAGATCGCCGACGGTTCCGTCGAGATCGCCGCGGTGGCACGTGAGGCGGGGCACCGGTCCAAGATCGCGGTGACCTCTCGGGTGCCCGGCCTCAACGCCAAGGGCGCGTGCATCGGTCCGATGGGCCAGCGGGTGCGCAACGTGATGAGTGAGCTGTCGGGCGAGAAGATCGACATCATCGACTACGACGAGGACCCGGCCAAGTTCGTCGCCAACGCCCTGTCACCGGCCAAGGTGGTGTCGGTGCAGGTCATCGACGAGGCGGGGCGCGCGGCGCGAGTCGTGGTGCCCGACTTCCAGCTGTCGTTGGCCATCGGCAAGGAAGGGCAGAACGCCCGCCTCGCGGCCCGATTGACCGGCTGGCGGATCGATATCAGAAGCGACGCGGCCACCGCGCCGGAGGCCGCACCGAATCCGGGTGCGACGCAGAGGGTGCCTCACAACCGATAG
- a CDS encoding YlxR family protein, producing the protein MIQRETSASPHRSTDGPVRTCVGCRKRELASGLLRVVARGGGNGNYAVTVDAAGNLPGRGAWLHPDQQCLHAAIRRRAFARALRITGSPETSAVSKHLELIGASLEARRLPAQNRQRRT; encoded by the coding sequence GTGATCCAGCGCGAGACTTCGGCTTCGCCGCATCGAAGTACGGATGGACCCGTACGGACATGCGTCGGCTGCCGGAAGCGAGAGCTGGCCTCCGGACTGCTTCGGGTAGTTGCTCGCGGCGGCGGGAATGGCAATTACGCCGTAACCGTTGACGCAGCAGGTAACCTGCCTGGGCGGGGCGCTTGGTTGCACCCTGACCAGCAGTGTCTGCACGCAGCAATCCGGCGGCGAGCATTCGCTCGAGCGTTGCGCATCACCGGTTCACCGGAAACATCCGCGGTGTCGAAGCACTTGGAGTTGATCGGAGCATCACTCGAGGCGCGTCGGCTCCCGGCACAGAACAGGCAGCGAAGAACATGA
- the infB gene encoding translation initiation factor IF-2 gives MAGKARVHELAKELGVTSKEVLARLSEQGEFVKSASSTVEAPVARRLRESLGGAKSAADKAKADGNGAPAKKAAPAKAAPAPAAAAPAAAKPAAPAAPAAAPAPAEPVAPAPAAAAAPAPAPTRPGPTPGPRPATPGPKPAPRTPRVGNNPFSSAQPVERAIPRPQAPRPGAPRPGGGPRPGATPGNMPPRPPGARPGATGRPAGPRPAPGGRGPGGGGGGGGRPGGGGGGNYRTGGPGGGGPGGGGAPAGGGYRGRPGGGGRPGQRGGAAGAFGRPGGAPKRGRKSKRAKRAEYENMQAPVVGGVRLPHGNGEAIRLARGASLSDFAEKIDANPAALVQALFNLGEMVTATQSVGDDTLELLGSEMNYKIQVVSPEDEDRELLESFDLTYGEDEGDESDLESRPPVVTVMGHVDHGKTRLLDTIRQANVREEEAGGITQHIGAYQVAVDFDGGERLITFIDTPGHEAFTAMRARGAKATDIAILVVAADDGVMPQTVEAINHAQAADVPIVVAVNKIDKEGADPSKIRGQLTEYGLVPEEFGGDTMFVDISAKQGTNIAALEEAVLLTADAALDLRANPDMEAQGVAIEAHLDRGRGPVATVLISRGTLRVGDSIVAGDAYGRVRRMVDEHGEDVDAALPSRPVQVIGFTSVPGAGDNLLVVDEDRIARQIADRRSARKRNAMAARSRKRISLEDLDSALKETSQLNLILKGDNAGTVEALEEALMGIQVDDEVELRVIDRGVGGVTETNVNLASASDAVIIGFNVRAEGKATELANRDGVEIRYYSVIYQAIDEIESALKGMLKPIYEEKELGRAEIRAIFRSSKVGNIAGCLVTSGIIRRNAKARLLRDSVVVAENLTVSSLRREKDDATEVRDGYECGLTLTYSDIKEGDVIETYELVEKART, from the coding sequence GTGGCAGGCAAGGCCCGCGTACACGAGTTGGCTAAGGAACTCGGTGTAACCAGCAAGGAAGTACTCGCCCGACTGAGTGAACAGGGCGAATTCGTTAAATCCGCATCCTCCACCGTGGAGGCCCCCGTCGCGCGCCGGCTGCGCGAATCCCTTGGTGGCGCGAAATCGGCCGCTGACAAGGCCAAGGCCGACGGCAACGGCGCACCCGCCAAGAAAGCGGCACCGGCCAAGGCGGCACCCGCGCCCGCGGCGGCGGCCCCGGCAGCGGCAAAGCCGGCCGCACCTGCGGCGCCGGCAGCGGCACCAGCACCGGCCGAGCCTGTGGCACCTGCCCCTGCGGCGGCGGCCGCACCGGCTCCCGCACCAACACGTCCCGGCCCGACGCCGGGGCCAAGGCCTGCGACGCCGGGTCCCAAGCCTGCACCGCGGACACCGCGCGTCGGCAACAACCCGTTCTCCTCGGCGCAGCCGGTCGAACGTGCGATTCCCCGGCCTCAGGCCCCCCGGCCCGGCGCGCCCCGCCCTGGCGGCGGCCCTCGGCCCGGCGCCACGCCGGGCAACATGCCTCCCCGCCCACCTGGCGCGCGGCCAGGCGCTACCGGCCGTCCAGCCGGTCCCCGTCCGGCACCCGGCGGCCGCGGCCCCGGCGGCGGCGGCGGCGGAGGAGGACGTCCCGGCGGTGGCGGCGGCGGTAACTACCGCACCGGCGGACCCGGTGGCGGCGGACCCGGTGGCGGCGGCGCACCCGCGGGCGGCGGCTATCGCGGCCGTCCAGGTGGCGGTGGTCGTCCCGGTCAGCGTGGCGGCGCCGCAGGCGCCTTCGGTCGTCCCGGCGGGGCACCCAAGCGCGGCCGCAAGTCGAAGCGGGCGAAACGCGCCGAATACGAGAACATGCAGGCGCCGGTCGTCGGTGGCGTGCGGTTGCCGCACGGCAACGGCGAGGCCATCCGGCTGGCCCGCGGCGCATCGCTGTCGGACTTCGCCGAGAAGATCGACGCCAACCCGGCCGCCCTCGTGCAGGCGCTGTTCAACCTGGGCGAAATGGTCACCGCGACCCAGTCGGTCGGTGATGACACCCTGGAGCTGCTCGGCAGCGAGATGAACTACAAGATCCAGGTCGTGTCCCCGGAGGACGAGGACCGCGAGCTGCTGGAGTCCTTCGACCTGACCTACGGCGAGGACGAGGGCGACGAGTCGGACCTGGAGAGTCGTCCTCCTGTGGTCACCGTCATGGGTCACGTCGACCACGGCAAGACCCGCCTGCTCGACACGATCCGCCAGGCCAACGTCCGCGAGGAGGAAGCCGGCGGCATCACCCAGCACATCGGTGCCTACCAGGTCGCCGTCGATTTCGACGGCGGCGAACGGCTGATCACCTTCATCGACACCCCGGGCCACGAGGCGTTCACCGCCATGCGCGCCCGCGGCGCCAAGGCCACCGACATCGCGATCCTGGTGGTCGCCGCCGACGACGGCGTCATGCCTCAGACGGTGGAGGCCATCAACCACGCGCAGGCGGCCGATGTACCGATCGTGGTCGCGGTCAACAAGATCGACAAGGAAGGTGCCGATCCGTCGAAGATCCGCGGGCAGCTGACCGAATACGGTCTGGTGCCAGAGGAATTCGGCGGCGACACCATGTTCGTCGACATCTCCGCCAAGCAGGGCACCAACATCGCGGCGCTGGAAGAGGCGGTGCTGCTGACCGCCGACGCCGCCCTCGACCTGCGGGCCAACCCCGACATGGAGGCCCAGGGTGTGGCCATCGAGGCGCATCTGGACCGCGGCCGCGGACCGGTGGCGACCGTGCTCATTTCGCGCGGCACACTGCGGGTCGGCGACTCGATCGTCGCGGGCGACGCCTACGGCCGTGTCCGTCGCATGGTCGACGAGCACGGTGAGGATGTCGACGCCGCGCTGCCGTCGCGACCGGTGCAGGTCATCGGTTTCACGTCGGTGCCCGGTGCAGGCGACAACCTGCTCGTCGTCGACGAGGACCGGATCGCACGTCAGATCGCCGACCGCCGCAGTGCGCGCAAGCGCAACGCGATGGCCGCGCGCAGCCGTAAGCGGATCAGCCTCGAGGACCTGGATTCGGCGCTGAAGGAAACCAGTCAGCTGAACCTGATTCTCAAGGGTGACAACGCGGGCACCGTCGAGGCGCTCGAGGAAGCCCTGATGGGCATCCAGGTCGACGACGAGGTCGAACTGCGTGTCATCGACCGCGGTGTCGGCGGCGTCACCGAGACCAACGTCAACCTGGCGTCGGCCTCGGATGCGGTGATCATCGGCTTCAACGTGCGCGCGGAGGGCAAGGCGACCGAGCTGGCCAACCGCGACGGCGTCGAGATCCGCTACTACTCGGTGATCTACCAGGCCATCGACGAGATCGAGAGCGCGCTCAAGGGCATGCTCAAGCCGATCTACGAGGAGAAGGAGCTGGGCCGCGCGGAGATCCGGGCGATCTTCCGGTCGTCCAAGGTCGGCAACATCGCCGGCTGCCTGGTCACCTCCGGCATCATCCGTCGCAACGCCAAGGCACGGCTGCTGCGTGACAGCGTCGTGGTCGCCGAGAACCTGACGGTGTCCTCGCTGCGTCGTGAGAAGGACGACGCCACCGAGGTCCGCGACGGTTACGAGTGCGGTCTGACGCTCACCTACTCCGACATCAAGGAAGGCGACGTCATCGAGACGTACGAACTCGTCGAGAAGGCACGCACTTAA
- the rbfA gene encoding 30S ribosome-binding factor RbfA: MPDPARARRLAKRISEIVAMAIEYEVKDPRLAGVTITDAKVTNDLHDATLYYTVLGSSLDEEPDYDGAAAGLSKATGVLRSKVGAALGVRFTPTLAFARDTVPDAANRMEELLARARAADEDLARVRQGAKHAGESDPYRQDRAEDSGELDDERDAEDTVDRD, from the coding sequence ATGCCTGATCCGGCACGGGCACGCCGGCTGGCCAAGCGCATATCCGAGATCGTCGCCATGGCGATCGAGTACGAGGTCAAGGATCCGAGGCTGGCCGGCGTCACGATCACCGACGCCAAGGTGACCAACGACCTGCACGACGCCACGCTGTACTACACGGTGCTGGGCAGTTCGCTCGACGAAGAGCCGGATTACGACGGCGCGGCCGCCGGGCTGTCGAAGGCGACCGGTGTGCTGCGCAGCAAGGTGGGCGCGGCGCTCGGCGTGCGCTTCACCCCGACGTTGGCATTCGCGCGCGACACGGTGCCCGATGCGGCCAACCGGATGGAGGAGTTGCTCGCCCGCGCCCGCGCCGCAGATGAGGATTTGGCGAGAGTTCGACAGGGTGCCAAGCACGCAGGGGAGTCCGACCCGTATCGTCAGGATCGGGCGGAGGACAGCGGGGAATTGGATGACGAGCGAGACGCTGAGGACACCGTTGACCGCGATTGA
- a CDS encoding bifunctional oligoribonuclease/PAP phosphatase NrnA: MTAIDPKIDADLVGQRVDANGAADLLNSARSVSVVCHVYPDADTVGAGLALALVLDHAGKDVEVSFAEPSGLPESLQSLPGGHLLIPPADMRRDADLVVTVDIPSVNRLGSLEKLAEPGREVLVIDHHASNQLFGSANFVDASADSTTMLVAELLDAWDKPIDAGVAHCLYAGLTTDTGSFRWASARAHRLAARLVELGVDNASISRTLLDSHPFAWLPMLSRVLASAKLLPDAVDGRGFVYAVVRHEEWAEARPEEVESIVDIVRTTQQAEVAAVFKEIEPERWSVSMRAKSLNLTSIASQFGGGGHPHAAGYSTSGSADDVVQALSVALG, from the coding sequence TTGACCGCGATTGACCCGAAGATCGACGCAGACCTGGTAGGTCAGCGCGTCGACGCGAACGGGGCGGCCGACCTGCTGAATTCCGCGCGCTCTGTCAGCGTGGTGTGTCACGTCTATCCCGACGCCGACACCGTCGGCGCAGGCCTGGCGCTTGCGCTCGTCCTCGACCATGCCGGAAAGGACGTCGAGGTCAGCTTCGCCGAACCCTCGGGTCTGCCCGAATCCCTGCAGTCGCTGCCCGGCGGTCACCTGCTCATTCCGCCCGCCGACATGCGCCGCGACGCCGACCTGGTGGTCACCGTCGACATCCCCAGCGTGAACCGGCTTGGCTCGCTGGAGAAGCTGGCCGAACCGGGACGCGAGGTGCTGGTGATCGACCACCACGCCTCCAACCAGCTGTTCGGTAGCGCCAACTTCGTCGACGCGTCAGCGGACTCGACCACGATGCTTGTCGCCGAGCTGCTCGACGCGTGGGACAAGCCGATCGACGCCGGGGTGGCGCACTGTCTGTACGCCGGGCTGACCACCGACACCGGATCGTTCCGGTGGGCCAGCGCGCGTGCCCACCGGCTGGCCGCCCGGCTGGTGGAGCTCGGCGTCGACAATGCCTCGATCAGTCGCACGCTGCTGGACAGTCATCCGTTCGCGTGGCTGCCGATGTTGTCGCGCGTGCTGGCGTCGGCGAAGTTGCTGCCCGATGCTGTCGACGGCCGCGGCTTCGTCTATGCCGTTGTCAGACACGAGGAATGGGCCGAGGCACGGCCCGAAGAGGTCGAAAGCATCGTTGACATCGTGCGCACCACCCAGCAGGCCGAGGTCGCCGCGGTGTTCAAGGAGATCGAACCGGAACGCTGGTCGGTCTCGATGCGGGCCAAGTCGCTCAACCTCACGTCCATCGCCAGCCAGTTCGGGGGCGGCGGACACCCGCACGCCGCCGGCTACTCGACGTCCGGATCGGCCGACGATGTCGTCCAGGCGCTCTCCGTTGCTCTCGGCTGA